One region of Anticarsia gemmatalis isolate Benzon Research Colony breed Stoneville strain chromosome 2, ilAntGemm2 primary, whole genome shotgun sequence genomic DNA includes:
- the KFase gene encoding kynurenine formamidase isoform X2, translating to MSMILDAIDLEREYSPSRWSLRFPTPTEVLHNHVQHVTAASDEATNNIPHKLEIEYGSTPGQKLDILGTDLPDDAPVLVYIHGGYWQELSREISRYPAHPLYKARVKTIVLGYDLCPSATLAEIVSQIRSAARFVFEYAEKMGSKGVYFAGHSAGAHLVAKLLGSADFFENTPGVHRLQGAFLVSGVYDLREIVHTSVNDAVQLPNEWAVPLSPQFDDYTHLQGRRVRLYILAGQHDSPTFKKQSREFYEILHNTCLMQNMYLEIKDGLDHFDIVECFSNDDNYLKNLLVHDIRKHLS from the exons ATGTCAATGATACTAGACGCTATCGACCTGGAGAGAGAGTACTCTCCGAGCAGGTGGTCCCTGAGGTTCCCCACTCCGACAGAGGTCCTACACAATCATGTGCAGCATGTCACTGCAG CCAGCGATGAAGCGACCAACAACATTCCACACAAGCTAGAGATTGAATACGGATCAACTCCTGGACAGAAACTTGACATACTCGGAACAGATTTACCAGACG ATGCGCCGGTGCTGGTCTACATTCACGGTGGATACTGGCAAGAGTTATCTCGTGAAATTTCCCGGTATCCAGCACATCCTCTCTACAAAGCAAGAGTAAAGACCATCGTCCTGGGCTACGACCTCTGTCCTTCGGCGACCCTTGCAGAAATCGTGAGCCAAATAAGAAGTGCCGCAAGATTCGTGTTTGAATACGCCGAAAAAATGGGCTCCAA AGGAGTATACTTTGCCGGTCATTCAGCTGGAGCACATCTCGTGGCCAAACTGCTCGGAAGCGCCGACTTCTTTGAAAACACGCCCGGAGTCCACCGTCTGCAAGGAGCATTCCTGGTCTCCGGGGTCTATGACCTTCGGGAGATCGTCCACACATCAGTCAACGATGCCGTGCAGCTGCCAAACGAATGGGCTGTACCTCTTTCACCACAGTTCGACGACTACACACATTTACAAGGGAGAAGAGTGAGGTTATACATTTTGGCGGGACAACACGATAGTCCAACATTCAAGAAACAATCCAGAGAGTTCTATGAAATCCTTCACAACACATGTCTTATGCAGAACATGTACTTAGAGATCAAAGACGGACTGGATCACTTTGACATTGTAGAGTGCTTCTCAAACGATGACAACTACTTGAAGAACTTGTTGGTGCATGATATTAGGAAGCATTTGTCGTGA
- the KFase gene encoding kynurenine formamidase isoform X1: MKCAMFRVKVLCVKILKVIRSRVCVSKFKEQEKKQQSKEQGTESKMSMILDAIDLEREYSPSRWSLRFPTPTEVLHNHVQHVTAASDEATNNIPHKLEIEYGSTPGQKLDILGTDLPDDAPVLVYIHGGYWQELSREISRYPAHPLYKARVKTIVLGYDLCPSATLAEIVSQIRSAARFVFEYAEKMGSKGVYFAGHSAGAHLVAKLLGSADFFENTPGVHRLQGAFLVSGVYDLREIVHTSVNDAVQLPNEWAVPLSPQFDDYTHLQGRRVRLYILAGQHDSPTFKKQSREFYEILHNTCLMQNMYLEIKDGLDHFDIVECFSNDDNYLKNLLVHDIRKHLS, from the exons ATGAAATGTGCTATGTTCAGAGTGAAAGTGTtgtgtgtaaaaatattgaaagtaataCGAAGCCGCGTCTGTGTTTCGAAGTTTAAAGAACAAGAAAAG AAGCAGCAGAGTAAAGAGCAAGGTACCGAGTCCAAGATGTCAATGATACTAGACGCTATCGACCTGGAGAGAGAGTACTCTCCGAGCAGGTGGTCCCTGAGGTTCCCCACTCCGACAGAGGTCCTACACAATCATGTGCAGCATGTCACTGCAG CCAGCGATGAAGCGACCAACAACATTCCACACAAGCTAGAGATTGAATACGGATCAACTCCTGGACAGAAACTTGACATACTCGGAACAGATTTACCAGACG ATGCGCCGGTGCTGGTCTACATTCACGGTGGATACTGGCAAGAGTTATCTCGTGAAATTTCCCGGTATCCAGCACATCCTCTCTACAAAGCAAGAGTAAAGACCATCGTCCTGGGCTACGACCTCTGTCCTTCGGCGACCCTTGCAGAAATCGTGAGCCAAATAAGAAGTGCCGCAAGATTCGTGTTTGAATACGCCGAAAAAATGGGCTCCAA AGGAGTATACTTTGCCGGTCATTCAGCTGGAGCACATCTCGTGGCCAAACTGCTCGGAAGCGCCGACTTCTTTGAAAACACGCCCGGAGTCCACCGTCTGCAAGGAGCATTCCTGGTCTCCGGGGTCTATGACCTTCGGGAGATCGTCCACACATCAGTCAACGATGCCGTGCAGCTGCCAAACGAATGGGCTGTACCTCTTTCACCACAGTTCGACGACTACACACATTTACAAGGGAGAAGAGTGAGGTTATACATTTTGGCGGGACAACACGATAGTCCAACATTCAAGAAACAATCCAGAGAGTTCTATGAAATCCTTCACAACACATGTCTTATGCAGAACATGTACTTAGAGATCAAAGACGGACTGGATCACTTTGACATTGTAGAGTGCTTCTCAAACGATGACAACTACTTGAAGAACTTGTTGGTGCATGATATTAGGAAGCATTTGTCGTGA